From Musa acuminata AAA Group cultivar baxijiao chromosome BXJ3-8, Cavendish_Baxijiao_AAA, whole genome shotgun sequence, one genomic window encodes:
- the LOC103995942 gene encoding serine carboxypeptidase-like 42: protein MEWLRRPCLVAVVVLLVAWRGVEGSPEEDLVVRLPGQPKVGFRQYAGHVDVDVKAGRSLFYYLAEADGDAHKKPLTLWLNGGPGCSSVGGGAFTELGPFYPRGDGRGLRINKMSWNKVSNLLFVESPAGVGWSYSNTTSDYNRDDESTANDMYIFLLRWYDKFPEFRSRDLFLTGESYAGHYIPQLANVLLNHNQHSVGFKFKIKGVAIGNPLLKLDRDIPATYEFFWSHGMISDEIGLTIINECDFEDYTFSSAHNVSKSCNDAILEANAVVGDYINSYDVILDVCYPSLVEQELRLRKYVTKLSVGVDVCMSYERRFYFNLPEVQHSLHANRTKLPYPWSMCSNVLNYSYTDGNINILPLLKRIVKHQIPVWVFSGDQDSVVPLLGSRTLVRELAHDLKFGITVPYSNWFYKGQVGGWVTEYGNLLTFATVRGASHMVPFAQPGRALRLFASFVHGQRLPNSTYPPID, encoded by the exons ATGGAGTGGTTGAGAAGGCCGTgtttggtggcggtggtggtgttgTTGGTGGCGTGGAGGGGAGTTGAAGGGTCTCCGGAAGAGGACTTGGTGGTGAGATTGCCTGGGCAGCCGAAGGTGGGATTCAGGCAGTACGCAGGGCATGTGGATGTTGATGTGAAGGCGGGGAGGAGTCTCTTCTATTACCTTGCCGAGGCTGACGGAGACGCCCACAAGAAGCCTCTCACCCTCTGGCTCAATGGAG GTCCAGGTTGTTCTTCGGTCGGAGGTGGTGCATTCACTGAGTTGGGTCCATTTTACCCTAGAGGAGATGGACGGGGCCTTCGAATAAATAAAATGTCATGGAATAAAG TATcaaatctcctttttgttgaatctcctGCTGGGGTTGGATGGTCTTATTCGAATACAACTTCTGATTATAATCGTGACGACGAATCAACTG CCAATGACATGTACATATTTCTGTTGCGATGGTATGACAAATTCCCTGAGTTCAGATCAAGGGATTTATTTCTGACTGGAGAAAGCTATGCAG GGCACTACATACCACAATTGGCCAATGTTCTCCTGAATCATAATCAGCATTCTGTGGGTTTCAAGTTCAAGATCAAAGGAGTTGCT ATTGGGAACCCACTTCTCAAGCTTGATCGGGATATTCCAGCAACATATGAGTTTTTCTGGTCACATGGCATGATTTCTGATGAGATAGGCCTGACGATCATTaacgaatgtgattttgaggattacACCTTCAGCAGTGCACATAATGTGAGCAAATCATGCAATGATGCAATTCTGGAGGCAAATGCCGTGGTTGGGGACTACATAAATTCATATGACGTGATTCTGGATGTCTGTTATCCTTCACTCGTGGAGCAAGAGTTAAGATTACGAAAATAT GTCACTAAGCTGAGTGTTGGTGTTGATGTTTGCATGTCCTATGAAAGGCGTTTCTATTTCAACCTTCCAGAAGTTCAACATTCTCTTCATGCTAACAGGACAAAATTGCCTTATCCTTGGAGCATGTGTAGTAA TGTCCTAAACTACAGCTACACCGATGGTAATATCAATATCCTGCCTTTGCTCAAGAGAATTGTTAAGCATCAAATACCGGTTTGGGTTTTCAG TGGTGACCAAGATTCTGTTGTGCCACTCTTGGGCTCTCGAACGCTTGTGCGAGAATTAGCTCATGACCTGAAATTTGGAATAACAGTCCCTTACAGTAATTGGTTTTACAAAGGCCAG GTCGGCGGCTGGGTAACAGAATACGGGAACCTATTGACTTTTGCGACGGTAAGAGGTGCATCTCACATGGTTCCATTTGCACAACCTGGGCGAGCTCTTCGCCTGTTCGCATCATTTGTTCATGGCCAAAGGTTGCCAAACTCGACATACCCTCCAATCGATTAA
- the LOC135645946 gene encoding UDP-glucuronate:xylan alpha-glucuronosyltransferase 1-like isoform X2 has protein sequence MDVGRIWDKSKPDSRYLSNSNVDWAQISKCAEAMDSSKGNMKIGLLNFNISEINHWHQLLPNAGFSVIQLDYADSNITWDVLYPEWIDEEEESEVPSCPKLPEPKFSKGFRFDLIAVKLPCSSSASWSRDVARLHLQLTAAKVAAVSSGDQYPVHVLFVTSCFPIPNLFTCKNLVMREGDMWLYKPDPQLLKEKLQLPVGSCELALPLEAKERPFSYTPHREAYATILHSANVYVCGAIAAAQSIRLAGSKRDLVILVDETVSDHHRSGLEAAGWKIKTITRIRNPKAEHDAYNEWNYSKFRLWQLTEYDKVIFIDADLLVLRNIDFLFTMPEITATGNNVTFFNSGVMVIEPSNCTFQLLMDHINEIESYNGGDQGYLNEVFTWWHRIPRRMNFLKHYWIGDEKEIKEMKTHLFGADPPVLYVLHYLGLKPWLCFRDYDCNWNVDIMQEFASDVAHTTWWKVHDVMPKHLQSFCLLRTKQKAALEWDRRQAKKANYSDGHWRRKITDPRLKKCFEDFCYWQSMLWHWGDPNWSDENLTSNSLAKLPSL, from the exons ATGGATGTTGGACGGATTTGGGACAAATCCAAACCTGATTCGCGATATTTGTCGAATTCAAATGTTGATTGGGCTCAAATTTCAAAATGTGCGGAAGCGATGGACTCCAGTAAAGGAAATATGAAGATTGGCTTACTAAATTTTAACATTTCTGAGATCAACCATTGGCACCAGCTCTTACCAAACGCAGGATTTTCTGTCATACAACTTGATTATGCAGATAGTAATATTACTTGGGATGTACTGTATCCTGAATGGATtgacgaggaagaagaatccgagGTCCCCTCTTGTCCAAAACTTCCAGAACCGAAGTTCTCTAAAGGTTTCCGTTTTGACCTCATCGCCGTCAAGCTTCCTTGCAGTAGCTCAGCCAGCTGGTCAAGAGATGTTGCTCGGTTGCATTTGCAGCTTACAGCTGCTAAGGTTGCTGCAGTTTCTTCAGGAGATCAGTACCCTGTGCATGTGCTTTTTGTGACCAGCTGTTTTCCAATCCCAAACCTATTTACATGCAAGAACCTCGTCATGCGAGAGGGAGATATGTGGTTATACAAACCAGACCCGCAACTGTTAAAGGAGAAGTTACAGCTTCCTGTTGGATCATGTGAGCTCGCACTCCCACTTGAAGCAAAAG AGCGGCCGTTTTCCTATACTCCTCACCGAGAAGCATATGCCACCATTCTCCACTCTGCCAATGTTTATGTATGTGGTGCTATTGCTGCAGCCCAAAGTATCCGTTTAGCAGGATCAAAGAGAGACCTAGTTATACTTGTTGATGAAACAGTCAGTGATCACCACAGAAGCGGTCTTGAAGCTGCAGGATGGAAGATAAAAACAATCACCAGGATCCGGAATCCTAAGGCCGAGCATGATGCTTACAATGAGTGGAATTACAGCAAATTCAGGCTCTGGCAGCTCACAGAGTATGACAAGGTCATATTTATCGATGCTGACCTTCTTGTCCTGAGAAACATCGATTTCTTGTTCACTATGCCTGAAATCACTGCAACAGGGAACAATGTAACATTTTTCAACTCTGGTGTAATGGTTATTGAGCCTTCAAACTGCACATTTCagttgttaatggatcatatcaatGAGATAGAGTCCTACAATGGTGGGGATCAGGGTTACTTGAATGAAGTCTTTACATGGTGGCACCGTATACCAAGGCGCATGAACTTCTTGAAGCATTATTGGATTGGTGATGAGAAGgagattaaagagatgaagactcATTTGTTTGGTGCTGATCCGCCAGTTCTTTATGTTCTCCACTATTTGGGTCTAAAGCCATGGCTGTGTTTCCGGGACTATGATTGCAATTGGAATGTGGACATAATGCAGGAATTCGCAAGTGATGTGGCACACACAACATGGTGGAAAGTGCACGATGTGATGCCGAAACACTTGCAGAGCTTCTGTCTTCTGAGAACAAAGCAAAAAGCTGCCTTGGAGTGGGATCGGAGGCAGGCGAAGAAGGCAAATTATTCCGACGGCCATTGGAGAAGAAAAATAACTGACCCTCGTCTGAAAAAGTGTTTCGAAGATTTTTGTTACTGGCAGAGCATGTTGTGGCATTGGGGTGATCCCAACTGGTCAGATGAGAACTTGACATCCAACTCCCTTGCAAAACTACCCAGTTTATAG
- the LOC135645946 gene encoding putative UDP-glucuronate:xylan alpha-glucuronosyltransferase 3 isoform X1 — translation MRGVVGAAGGGHVEARHRSVGSPVYGNKRRSHKSSDFKQADRPFNNLFTERSSAWKIYSLKLVLIIIVCGTFLTLLHPPAAYHNEHSLHAGSRFMDVGRIWDKSKPDSRYLSNSNVDWAQISKCAEAMDSSKGNMKIGLLNFNISEINHWHQLLPNAGFSVIQLDYADSNITWDVLYPEWIDEEEESEVPSCPKLPEPKFSKGFRFDLIAVKLPCSSSASWSRDVARLHLQLTAAKVAAVSSGDQYPVHVLFVTSCFPIPNLFTCKNLVMREGDMWLYKPDPQLLKEKLQLPVGSCELALPLEAKERPFSYTPHREAYATILHSANVYVCGAIAAAQSIRLAGSKRDLVILVDETVSDHHRSGLEAAGWKIKTITRIRNPKAEHDAYNEWNYSKFRLWQLTEYDKVIFIDADLLVLRNIDFLFTMPEITATGNNVTFFNSGVMVIEPSNCTFQLLMDHINEIESYNGGDQGYLNEVFTWWHRIPRRMNFLKHYWIGDEKEIKEMKTHLFGADPPVLYVLHYLGLKPWLCFRDYDCNWNVDIMQEFASDVAHTTWWKVHDVMPKHLQSFCLLRTKQKAALEWDRRQAKKANYSDGHWRRKITDPRLKKCFEDFCYWQSMLWHWGDPNWSDENLTSNSLAKLPSL, via the exons ATGCGAGGGGTTGTGGGCGCCGCCGGTGGCGGCCACGTCGAGGCCAGGCATCGATCCGTCGGGAGTCC TGTTTACGGAAACAAAAGAAGGTCCCACAAGAGCAGTGACTTCAAACAAGCTGACAGGCCATTCAACAATCTTTTTACAGAGAGGAGTTCAGCCTGGAAGATATATTCTTTGAAACTTGTCTTGATAATCATTGTCTGTGGCACCTTTTTAACTCTTCTCCACCCTCCAGCAGCTTATCATAATGAGCATTCCTTGCATGCTGGTTCTAG GTTTATGGATGTTGGACGGATTTGGGACAAATCCAAACCTGATTCGCGATATTTGTCGAATTCAAATGTTGATTGGGCTCAAATTTCAAAATGTGCGGAAGCGATGGACTCCAGTAAAGGAAATATGAAGATTGGCTTACTAAATTTTAACATTTCTGAGATCAACCATTGGCACCAGCTCTTACCAAACGCAGGATTTTCTGTCATACAACTTGATTATGCAGATAGTAATATTACTTGGGATGTACTGTATCCTGAATGGATtgacgaggaagaagaatccgagGTCCCCTCTTGTCCAAAACTTCCAGAACCGAAGTTCTCTAAAGGTTTCCGTTTTGACCTCATCGCCGTCAAGCTTCCTTGCAGTAGCTCAGCCAGCTGGTCAAGAGATGTTGCTCGGTTGCATTTGCAGCTTACAGCTGCTAAGGTTGCTGCAGTTTCTTCAGGAGATCAGTACCCTGTGCATGTGCTTTTTGTGACCAGCTGTTTTCCAATCCCAAACCTATTTACATGCAAGAACCTCGTCATGCGAGAGGGAGATATGTGGTTATACAAACCAGACCCGCAACTGTTAAAGGAGAAGTTACAGCTTCCTGTTGGATCATGTGAGCTCGCACTCCCACTTGAAGCAAAAG AGCGGCCGTTTTCCTATACTCCTCACCGAGAAGCATATGCCACCATTCTCCACTCTGCCAATGTTTATGTATGTGGTGCTATTGCTGCAGCCCAAAGTATCCGTTTAGCAGGATCAAAGAGAGACCTAGTTATACTTGTTGATGAAACAGTCAGTGATCACCACAGAAGCGGTCTTGAAGCTGCAGGATGGAAGATAAAAACAATCACCAGGATCCGGAATCCTAAGGCCGAGCATGATGCTTACAATGAGTGGAATTACAGCAAATTCAGGCTCTGGCAGCTCACAGAGTATGACAAGGTCATATTTATCGATGCTGACCTTCTTGTCCTGAGAAACATCGATTTCTTGTTCACTATGCCTGAAATCACTGCAACAGGGAACAATGTAACATTTTTCAACTCTGGTGTAATGGTTATTGAGCCTTCAAACTGCACATTTCagttgttaatggatcatatcaatGAGATAGAGTCCTACAATGGTGGGGATCAGGGTTACTTGAATGAAGTCTTTACATGGTGGCACCGTATACCAAGGCGCATGAACTTCTTGAAGCATTATTGGATTGGTGATGAGAAGgagattaaagagatgaagactcATTTGTTTGGTGCTGATCCGCCAGTTCTTTATGTTCTCCACTATTTGGGTCTAAAGCCATGGCTGTGTTTCCGGGACTATGATTGCAATTGGAATGTGGACATAATGCAGGAATTCGCAAGTGATGTGGCACACACAACATGGTGGAAAGTGCACGATGTGATGCCGAAACACTTGCAGAGCTTCTGTCTTCTGAGAACAAAGCAAAAAGCTGCCTTGGAGTGGGATCGGAGGCAGGCGAAGAAGGCAAATTATTCCGACGGCCATTGGAGAAGAAAAATAACTGACCCTCGTCTGAAAAAGTGTTTCGAAGATTTTTGTTACTGGCAGAGCATGTTGTGGCATTGGGGTGATCCCAACTGGTCAGATGAGAACTTGACATCCAACTCCCTTGCAAAACTACCCAGTTTATAG
- the LOC103995941 gene encoding alcohol dehydrogenase 1, whose translation MSSTAGQVIRCRAAVAWEAGKPLVVEEIEVAPPKAMEVRVKILYTSLCHTDVYFWEAKGQTPVFPRIFGHEAGGVVESVGEGVTGLAPGDHVLPIFTGECGECAHCKSQESNMCDLLRINTDRGVMIGDGQSRFSINGKPIYHFLGTSTFSEYTVIHVGCLAKINPSAPLDKVCVVSCGISTGYGATVNVARPPKGSTVAVFGLGAVGLAAAEGARASGASRIIGVDLNPSRFEGAKKFGVNEFVNPADHKKPVQEVLAEMTNGGVDRSIECTGNINAMISAFECVHDGWGVAVLVGVPHKDAVFKTHPVNFLNERTLKGTFFGNYKPRSDIPGVVEKYMNKELELEKFITHSVTFSEINKAFDYMLQGVGLRCIIRMDG comes from the exons ATGTCGAGCACGGCTGGTCAGGTCATCAGATGCAGAG CTGCGGTTGCTTGGGAGGCTGGGAAGCCGCTGGTGGTCGAAGAGATCGAGGTGGCTCCTCCAAAGGCCATGGAAGTTCGGGTGAAGATCCTCTACACTTCTCTTTGCCACACCGATGTCTACTTCTGGGAAGCTAAG GGCCAGACTCCGGTGTTTCCTCGGATCTTTGGCCACGAAGCAGGAGG AGTTGTGGAGAGTGTGGGGGAGGGTGTCACCGGTCTTGCTCCGGGAGACCATGTCCTGCCTATTTTCACGGGAGAATGCGGAGAATGTGCTCACTGCAAGTCCCAAGAAAGCAACATGTGTGATCTCCTCAGAATAAACACCGACAGAGGAGTGATGATAGGTGATGGGCAGTCGAGGTTCTCCATCAATGGAAAGCCGATCTACCATTTCTTGGGCACCTCTACCTTCAGCGAGTACACCGTCATCCATGTTGGTTGTCTCGCCAAGATCAACCCTTCAGCTCCTCTTGATAAAGTCTGTGTTGTTAGCTGTGGCATTTCAACAG GTTATGGTGCTACTGTCAATGTTGCAAGACCACCAAAAGGCTCAACAGTTGCGGTTTTTGGCCTTGGAGCTGTAGGACTTGCA GCTGCTGAAGGGGCAAGGGCCTCAGGGGCATCAAGGATAATTGGTGTTGATCTTAATCCTAGCAGATTTGAGGGAG CTAAGAAGTTTGGTGTAAATGAGTTTGTGAATCCAGCAGACCATAAGAAACCAGTTCAAGAG GTGCTTGCTGAAATGACCAATGGTGGAGTCGATCGGAGCATCGAATGCACCGGCAACATAAACGCCATGATCTCCGCATTTGAATGTGTTCATGAT GGTTGGGGTGTTGCTGTACTCGTGGGGGTTCCTCACAAGGATGCCGTATTCAAGACACACCCTGTGAACTTCCTCAACGAAAGGACCTTGAAGGGAACCTTCTTCGGAAACTACAAACCGCGGTCGGACATTCCCGGAGTTGTCGAAAAGTATATGAACAAG GAGCTGGAACTGGAAAAGTTCATAACTCATAGTGTGACCTTCTCTGAGATCAACAAGGCTTTTGACTACATGCTCCAAGGTGTGGGACTTCGTTGTATCATTCGAATGGATGGCTAG
- the LOC103995945 gene encoding uncharacterized protein C57A10.07 — MKNQSFGSGSPKSYHGYPRGDFDLESGSFRKSFRKPKNSSRIGPIRMMNSIANRIHYFYKLHPVAVFLSSLAFGVAILIVLSMYESRIRMMGFRRDGDLSSGSYPLANLRNLVMVAGHSIYTSTSCGKIDSEDSWFLEPYQKNPGQAATFLAHIQEGVESAAKDEGALLLFSGGETRKDAGPRSEAQSYWAVAESKGWFGKQDNIRSRAHTEEHARDSFENLLFSVCRFRELTGSYPQNITVVSYDFKKERFAHLHRLAIGFPEERFFYTGTPAAPGAKEAAEKGEAFVRAQFQEDPYGCLGSLHRKRLKRDPFHRFIPYPNGCPELKSLFDYCGPVPYPGTLPWIR; from the exons atgaaaaaCCAGTCATTTGGGTCAGGAAGCCCCAAATCCTATCATGGCTACCCCAGGGGTGACTTCGATTTGGAATCCGGAAGCTTTCGCAAGAGCTTCCGAAAGCCTAAGAACTCATCACGAATTGGTCCCATCAGGATGATGAATTCCATTGCCAACCGCATTCATTATTTTTACAAGCTTCATCCTGTTGCAGTCTTTCTTTCCTCCTTGGCCTTTGGTGTGGCCATTCTGATAGTGCTTTCGATGTACGAAAGCCGAATTAGAATGATGGGTTTCCGGAGGGACGGTGACTTGAGTTCGGGTTCTTATCCATTGGCAAATCTCCGTAATCTTGTGATGGTTGCTGGGCATTCAATCTATACGAGCACTAGCTGTGGGAAGATTGACAGTGAGGATTCGTGGTTTCTGGAACCGTATCAGAAGAACCCTGGGCAAGCAGCTACTTTCTTGGCACATATACAGGAGGGAGTGGAGAGTGCAGCTAAGGATGAGGGAGCACTGCTCTTGTTCAGCGGTGGGGAAACTCGGAAGGATGCTGGCCCTCGTAGCGAAGCACAGAGCTATTGGGCTGTTGCAGAATCCAAAGGATGGTTTG GAAAGCAAGATAATATCAGGAGTAGAGCGCACACAGAGGAGCATGCAAGAGATAGCTTTGAGAACCTTCTTTTCAGTGTTTGTCGTTTTCGCGAACTTACAGGCAGTTATCCTCAAAATATTACT GTTGTAAGCTATGACTTCAAGAAAGAAAGGTTCGCTCATTTGCACCGTTTAGCAATAGGATTCCCTGAAGAGAGGTTCTTCTACACCGGTACTCCTGCTGCTCCGGGCGCAAAGGAGGCAGCGGAGAAAGGTGAGGCCTTTGTCCGGGCCCAGTTTCAAGAAGACCCTTATGGATGTTTGGGTTCACTTCACAGGAAGAGACTAAAGAGAGATCCATTTCACCGGTTTATCCCTTATCCTAATGGCTGCCCTGAATTGAAAAGCTTATTCGACTACTGCGGTCCAGTTCCTTATCCCGGCACACTTCCTTGGATCCGGTAG